From Medicago truncatula cultivar Jemalong A17 chromosome 7, MtrunA17r5.0-ANR, whole genome shotgun sequence, a single genomic window includes:
- the LOC112418181 gene encoding uncharacterized protein, whose protein sequence is MISAFNIVQKQSKKNKGTHIREIQAFQKIFQTVYDPLHLKRTIHYAAKTLRDIINDKLPSMKFPPLTPNKYLFALHFKIKFPPLPTSDLALAFRPPYPKWFPCDSLLGMSQKFIPKEKDKVTVAKCNIYNFRGRLHLDLHHVRIISPMGIAVALKSGDGKEDDVAGAQTRSKYKSEKSFKKEKSSKARKEKQHFLLSHLQKGPRIQKLKINLMSHLKLSKLLILPRSQRRKSVERKGTKRSRNPLLKWRQVRTSQTKQVPRVKKRGHKDSKPNSAHSCVGDNVSKSIEHINVNDSKRAPLHSTDTLMELPILEERDVIETKPPATNLEVDSPHQHPEIHVKDLENNPSR, encoded by the exons ATGATATCTGCTTTTAACATTGTGCAGAAACAATCGAAGAAGAACAAAGGTACGCATATTCGAGAAATTCAAGCTTTCCAAAAAATCTTTCAAACTGTATATGATCCTTTGCATCTTAAGCGGACAATTCACTATGCTGCTAAAACTTTGAGAGATATAATAAATGATAAACTTCCCTCAATGAAGTTTCCTCCTTTAACTCCCAATAAATATCTTTTTGCCTtacatttcaaaattaaatttccaCCTTTACCAACTAGTGATTTGGCGTTGGCTTTTAGGCCACCATATCCAAAATGGTTTCCATGTGATTCTTTACTGGGAATGAGCCAAAAATTTATAcctaaagaaaaagataaagtaaCTGTTGCTAAATGCAACATATACAATTTTAGAGGTCGCCTTCACTTAGATCTGCATCATGTTCGAATCATTTCTCCTATGGGAATAG CTGTTGCTTTGAAATCAGGAGATGGAAAAGAAGATGATGTTGCAGGTGCACAAACACGATCGAAGTACAAATCAGAGAAATCattcaagaaagaaaaatcctCCAA agcgagaaaagaaaagcaacacTTTCTTCTAAGCCATCTCCAAAAAGGACCAAGGATTCAGAAACTGAAGATAAA CTTGATGTCTCATCTGAAGCTGTCGAAGTTGTTAATACTTCCGAGGAGCCAAAGAAGAAAGAGCGTCGAAAGAAAAGGAACCAAGAGATCCCGAAACCCGCTATTGAAGTGGCGCCAAGTGAGGACTTCCCAGACAAAACAAGTACCAAGGGTAAAAAAACGTGGCCACAAAGATTCGAAGCCAAACAGCGCACACTCTTGTGTTGGGGACAATGTTTCAAAG AGTATCGAGCATATCAATGTTAATGACTCTAAACGGGCACCGCTTCATTCTACCGACACTTTGATGGAATTACCCATTTTGGAAGAAAGAGATGTCATTGAGACTAAGCCCCCTGCAACGAACCTCGAAGTGGATTCTCCCCATCAACATCCAGAAATACATGTCAAAGATTTAGAGAATAATCCATCGAGATGA